A genomic stretch from Plasmodium cynomolgi strain B DNA, chromosome 8, whole genome shotgun sequence includes:
- a CDS encoding hypothetical protein (putative): protein MKIKFVLMLFLFCVANANILNKDPNILKFKAFILRAQNSRYKILNLHNSSIKKIKEIQKSIKTNVFVSKQIKDFSKKIDAFKLQLISTPALSVVIK, encoded by the exons atgaaaataaaatttgtgctgatgttgtttttattttgcgtGGCAAATGCAAATATACTTAACAAGGATCccaacattttaaaatttaaagcgTTTATTCTTCGTGCACAAAATAGTcggtacaaaattttaaacctGCACAACAGCAGCATTAAAAAGATTAAAGAAATCCAAAAGAGCATCAAAACTAACGTTTTTGTGAGCAAGCAAATCAAG GATTTCTCTAAAAAAATAGACGCCTTCAAGTTGCAGCTAATCAGCACCCCCGCCCTCTCCGTAGTTATTAAGTAA
- a CDS encoding hypothetical protein (putative) — translation MKNLNMITNKIVEERVQEYCRKIEEQKLKNVKSTIQFDRTKRSLNNRKKLYHAKMRNDEIERNNKILKKKLEGITRRDKRAAEQSKQTAIHLEVNLNRKNFLFDNIKKAKIKKEKKNNHVNVPPPLVMKPRVKVLYKGYIDDSQKSCKFYTELKVDEEANLTVIALNLKNKKIKKFSCNKERHHELLSNLGTYEEIAKNLTHQEEESTDRAKKRTLNGKPSKNQIADKPMRIKHRVMMESVEKTCDFYLKKYFNDHVEVQGVGQEEDPSRYTNNDQADTDMSKNKSVLSLKKKNSFLLFKNDLLYKSKINEAQAVLIFKKMKEKLKKNNSSHVGVVMGNCSNEGTTSKTATANEGTTSKTATANQGTISKTATANLSDANNGGPGDDTKPHPVEKFERGKQQGEEEAPDGGGHVTGVATEEKADERIDETTEDKTDETTEDKTEVMAEHTTGETPQQGKDDNPPLESAYTKDLKKWRVTLDEGMRSEVEVAVEKYTGGVAAGQEGEEAPLKEEAPVEEEAHVEEEAPLKEEAPVEEEAPVEEPKSQSAECTAALECAPGEGADANENCAEE, via the exons atgaaaaatctcAACATGATAACAAACAAAATAGTGGAGGAGCGGGTGCAGGAGTATTGCAGAAAAATCGAGGAgcagaaattaaaaaatgtgaaatctACCATCCAGTTCGACCGAACAAAACGGAGCCTGAACAACAGGAAGAAGCTCTACCATGCTAAAATGAGGAACGATGAAATAGAGAGAAACAATAA AAtcttgaagaaaaaactggAGGGAATAACCAGACGAGACAAGCGGGCAGCGGAACAGTCGAAGCAAACGGCCATTCACTTGGAAGTCAATCTTAACAggaagaattttttgttcGATAATATTAAGAAGgctaaaattaaaaaggagaaaaaaaacaaccacgTTAAtgtgcctccccccctggtTATGAAG CCCCGAGTGAAAGTCCTGTATAAAGGCTACATCGACGACAGCCAGAAAAGCTGCAAGTTCTACACAG AACTGAAAGTCGACGAAGAAGCCAACCTAACCGTTATCGcgttaaatttaaaaaataaaaaaataaaaaagttttcctGCAATAAGGAGAGGCACCACGAGTTGCTGAGC AACCTCGGGACGTACGAAGAAATCGCAAAGAACCTGACCCACCAGGAGGAAGAGAGCACAGACAGAGCAAAGAAACGAACCCTAAATGGTAAACCAAGTAAAAACCAAATCGCCGACAAACCTATGCGAATCAAGCACAGAGTAATGATGGAGAGTGTCGAGAAGACATgtgatttttatttaaaaaaatacttcaaCGATCACGTGGAAGTGCAAGGGGTGGGGCAAGAGGAGGACCCATCGAGATACACAAACAATGACCAAGCAGATACAGACatgagtaaaaataaaagcgtgCTAAGtcttaagaaaaaaaactcatttcttttattcaaaaatgatttattgtATAAGTCGAAAATTAACGAAGCCCAGGCTGTCCTCATATTtaagaaaatgaaggagaagcttaaaaagaacaacagTAGTCATGTGGGTGTCGTGATGG GTAACTGCTCCAACGAGGGAACCACCTCCAAGACTGCCACTGCCAACGAGGGGACCACCTCCAAGACTGCTACTGCCAACCAGGGGACCATCTCCAAGACTGCCACTGCTAACCTGAGCGACGCCAACAACGGTGGACCCGGAGATGATACGAAGCCGCACCCCGTGGAGAAGTTCGAACGTGGAAAGCAGCAGGGCGAGGAGGAGGCGCCAGACGGGGGAGGACATGTCACAGGGGTGGCGACCGAAGAGAAGGCAGACGAGAGGATAGACGAGACGACTGAAGATAAGACAGACGAGACGACCGAAGACAAGACAGAGGTGATGGCTGAACATACCACAGGGGAGACGCCCCAACAGGGAAAGGATGACAATCCCCCTCTGGAAAGCGCCTACACGAaggacttaaaaaaatggagagtcaCGCTGGACGAGGGCATGCGCAGTGAAGTGGAGGTGGCggtggaaaaatatacagGGGGGGTGGCGGCAGGgcaggaaggggaagaagcacctctgaaggaagaagcacctgtggaggaagaagcacatgtggaggaagaagcacctctgaaggaagaagcacctgtggaggaagaagcacctGTGGAGGAACCAAAATCTCAAAGTGCCGAGTGCACTGCCGCTTTAGAGTGCGCCCCGGGTGAAGGTGCGGATGCGAACGAAAACTGTGCAGAGGAGTGA
- a CDS encoding hypothetical protein (putative), giving the protein MFRSEAHFRMLANLRFLELQKLLLKRFQIFKNEEITVLKKGSMKTILYEWAEFLTKEQKGTNITHIPDEVLQSKKVADILRDDIECRWLVGRINVASNQGSAIGVSDISGVSGVSSSSGADLGRDGAALSKMDQLHFDEYPNLFHYEYPQFPYNSYDKKKMSNFYSLIKFPYNDILKISKMIKRDVIPPGGDVEEGEVQQREKPRGDALESRGVDVVDDDFVSYSSNSYVYAPSEMETSKENYHE; this is encoded by the coding sequence ATGTTCCGATCGGAGGCGCACTTCCGCATGTTGGCCAACTTGCGCTTTCTGGAATTACAAAAGTTGCTCCTAAAAAGGTTTCAAATTTTCaagaatgaagaaataaCTGTGCTAAAGAAGGGCAGCATGAAGACCATTTTGTACGAATGGGCTGAATTCTTAACCAAGGAGCAGAAAGGGACCAACATCACACACATCCCAGATGAAGTGTTGCAGAGTAAAAAGGTGGCCGACATTTTGAGGGACGATATTGAATGCAGGTGGTTGGTTGGTCGGATCAATGTGGCCAGCAACCAGGGCAGTGCGATCGGTGTTAGCGATATTAGCGGCGTTAGCGGTGTTAGCAGCTCTAGCGGCGCTGACCTTGGGCGCGACGGCGCCGCGCTGAGCAAAATGGACCAACTCCACTTCGACGAATACCCAAACTTGTTCCATTACGAGTACCCGCAATTCCCCTACAACTcttatgacaaaaaaaaaatgagtaacttTTACTCTCTCATAAAGTTCCCCTACAATGATAtcttaaaaatttcgaagaTGATCAAGAGGGACGTCATCCCCCCGGGGGGTGATGTTGAGGAGGGGGAGGTACAGCAGAGGGAGAAGCCGCGAGGGGACGCGTTGGAATCCAGGGGCGTGGACGTAGTAGATGATGACTTCGTGAGTTACTCCAGCAACAGTTATGTGTATGCCCCCTCGGAGATGGAGACGTCGAAGGAGAACTACCACGAGTAG
- a CDS encoding hypothetical protein (putative), with amino-acid sequence AAAAGDVESKCYLGYIYYFVDEHRDVQQALKYLVEAANHDYGEAFFFLAEIILDVSIKKHHIADTVYRTIFKLYEHAADLGYVQAYFREAQLYEIGKGVQASCLNAALSYKFVAESTMWTNQIREGMNDYVQKNYLKAFYTYALAAYEGYEVAQSNMIYIYRKNRFNRLIKPEKVMQMLHLMYKQGNYKALYEIGKIYKQENKDSVSVIYHKLGLNKGDLRNLVPLSVYYEKNMDPDRALKYLNYFLKQRRREKPSSSTKVEKMRTILESSLLYFRKFKLLFKSFYSARQKKGSGT; translated from the exons gCCGCCGCCGCGGGAGACGTGGAGTCCAAGTGCTACCTAGGCTACATCTACTACTTCGTGGACGAGCACAGAGACGTGCAGCAGGCGCTCAAGTACCTGGTGGAGGCAGCCAACCACGACTACGGAGAagccttcttcttcctcgcgGAAATCATCCTGGACGTGTCTATCAAAAAGCACCACATCGCCGACACCGTGTACCGCACCATCTTCAAGCTCTATGAGCACGCGGCCGACCTGGGCTACGTGCAAGCCTACTTCCGCGAAGCCCAGCTATACGAAATAGGGAAGGGGGTGCAGGCATCCTGCCTGAATGCGGCCCTGTCCTACAAGTTCGTCGCAGAGAGCACCATGTGGACCAATCAAATTAGGGAGG GTATGAACGACTACGTGCAGAAGAACTACCTGAAGGCCTTCTACACCTACGCCCTGGCAGCGTATGAAGGATACGAAGTTGCTCAAAGCAATATGATTTACATCTACAGAAAGAACCGGTTCAACCGTTTGATCAAACCGGAGAAGGTCATGCAGATGCTGCACCTCATGTATAAGCAGGGCAATTACAAAGCGCTGTACGAAATTGGGAAGATATACAAGCAAGAGAATAAGGACAGCGTGTCCGTTATCTACCACAAGCTGGGGTTGAACAAGGGCGACTTGCGTAACCTTGTTCCGCTGTCTGTATACTATGAGAAGAACATGGATCCGGATAG GGCCCTCAAGTACCTCAACTACTTCCTgaagcagaggaggagggagaaaccTTCGAGCAGCaccaaagtggagaaaatgaGGACCATTCTGGAAAGCTCCTTGTTGTACTTTCGTAAGTTTAAgttactttttaaaagtttttactCGGCGagacagaaaaaagggagtggCACGTGA
- a CDS encoding hypothetical protein (putative): MPAPGVVRNLCFRISIVGAANSGKSSLHNRLMRQLNANYKQSLVHHEPNYCINSNESPFRVENTKCVITDTLGMNEQMMKRMQLWKHSKYERHHESNTIISQYFHVIRSSHLIFFCVKSSQIRESDILAYQIVSDVFTPRENLFTVLFEESALRNGGRGGVEEEGEEDDVATRQDKYNFLHAFEYFSNVVFFPNGLVWKDEGGEDLVELIRRKVREEVSRQLAEGATHAGAEHEEAPTEAHSTMDHPTWAPQKISTNDQVRDLVDESLRIFRPKLSEETKNFFYKYVDLRKKEKSDERLFNDFLSERILGKSLKKLTRGELVARGAAAEVEAEAGAEVEVVGEGVVDTAASTATSTAPNTAPNAAVHAEAQLVDYFDKMEGDFERKRRVAAKVKNKRMRLLQAIVAGQGGVNPYELNCGKTTLIEAILRRPIVREQDVMELFGKKKYINKDLTIEHKNVQITVADTCSLTKQHRFRREDTYHDEERQIFTNVHKSDVCVYVKEAKENNISISKEDKKMMFYLLRKKKNIIVVVTKIDTILSKFEEKKNEFLSSFSASFNDIPVVFLNPNNKMHVQTLLNRLVHIHKMSHIRIPTSTLNLFLIRFLQLFPVPWVRKKKCNFKYIRQVNSNPVTLLIFTNLYNDIPKNYLSFFKKKLKDEFRLRGVNIQFIFRTTCDSANARRSRFMRAGGKAM; encoded by the exons ATGCCCGCCCCCGGGGTGGTGAGGAACTTATGCTTCCGGATAAGCATCGTGGGGGCAGCGAACAGCGGCAAGTCGTCCCTTCACAACCGACTGATGAGACAACTCAACGCCAATTACAAACAATCGCTAGTTCACCATGAGCCAAATTACTGCATTAACAGTAATGAGAGTCCATTCCGAGTGGAAAATACCAAATGTGTGATCACGGACACACTGGGGATGAACGAACAAATGATGAAGAGGATGCAACTGTGGAAGCATAGCAAGTACGAACGACATCACGAGAGTAACACTATTATTAGTCAATATTTTCACGTCATCCGTAGTAGccacttaatttttttttgcgtaaagTCTTCCCAAATTAGAGAGAGTGATATCTTAGCGTATCAAATTGTGAGTGACGTTTTTACTCCgagagaaaatttatttactgTCCTGTTTGAAGAGAGTGCCTTAAGGAATGGTGGCAGGGGTGGAgtagaggaggagggggaggaggatgacGTGGCAACGAGACAGGAtaagtacaattttttacacgCCTTTGAGTACTTTAGcaatgttgtttttttcccaaatgggttGGTTTGGAAGGACGAGGGAGGAGAGGACTTGGTGGAGCTTATACGGCGGAAGGTCAGGGAGGAAGTGAGTCGCCAGCTGGCTGAAGGGGCTACCCACGCGGGGGCGGAGCATGAAGAAGCCCCAACCGAGGCCCACTCCACGATGGATCACCCTACGTGGGCCCCTCAGAAAATTTCCACAAACGACCAAGTGCGTGACCTGGTGGATGAGAGTCTTCGCATCTTCCGGCCGAAGCTCAGCGAAGAAacgaagaattttttttacaaatacgTAGACCtgaggaaaaaggagaagtccGACGAGCGTCTGTTTAACGATTTTCTGAGCGAACGGATTTTGGGAAAGTCGCTCAAGAAGCTCACGAGGGGGGAGTTGGTCGCGCGCGGGGCGGCTGCGGAGGTAGAAGCGGAGGCAGGAGCGGAGGTAGAAGTGGTTGGGGAAGGAGTCGTCGATACCGCTGCCAGTACCGCTACCAGCACCGCTCCCAACACTGCTCCCAACGCCGCTGTCCATGCCGAAGCCCAGCTGGTCGACTACTTCGACAAGATGGAGGGCGACTTCGAGCGGAAAAGGAGAGTCGCCGCGAAGGTGAAGAACAAGCGAATGCGGCTTTTGCAGGCCATCGTGGCGGGACAGGGGGGGGTCAACCCCTACGAATT GAACTGCGGAAAAACGACGCTGATCGAGGCCATCCTGAGAAGACCCATCGTGAGAGAGCAAGACGTGATGGAACTCTtcgggaagaaaaaatacattaacaAGGATCTTACCATagaacacaaaaatgttcaaataaCAGTAGCAGATACGTGTAGCCTAACGAAGCAACACAGATTCAGAAGAGAGGACACGTACCATGATGAGGAGAGACAAATATTTACCAATGTGCACAAAAGtgatgtgtgtgtgtacgtaAAGGAAGCTAAAGAAAACAACATAAGTATAAGTaaggaagataaaaaaatgatgttttaCCTTttgagaaagaagaagaatattaTCGTTGTGGTGACTAAAATAGATACTATTTTGTCCAAatttgaggagaaaaaaaatgagttccTATCCTCCTTCTCTGCCTCCTTTAATGACATCCCTGTGGTCTTCCTAAACCCAAACAATAAAATGCACGTGCAGACTTTACTTAACCGACTGGTTCATATACATAAGATGAGTCACATACGGATCCCTACTTCTACCCTAAATCTCTTTTTAATTAGATTCCTTCAGTTGTTCCCTGTCCCTTgggtgaggaaaaaaaaatgcaacttCAAGTACATCAGGCAAGTCAACAGCAACCCTGTTACTCTCCTCATATTCACCAACCTCTACAACGACATCcccaaaaattatttgtctttttttaaaaaaaaactaaaggATGAATTTCGTTTGAGAGGCGTTAATATTCAGTTTATTTTTCGCACCACTTGCGATAGTGCCAACGCCAGGCGCAGTCGGTTCATGCGTGCTGGGGGGAAGGCCATGTAG
- a CDS encoding hypothetical protein (putative), whose translation MGKELLMHDDLNVRKKKKFISESHLVIQRDANYVTVRSKKKLLYAVVLLCGEREPKGEGKAKERATDTATITERNNYTRVLSALKHASDTCEANLKYYVSLANGQCKLKKIHLLDCSQMVWDFQFFKKDLHRRIKYAQRSKSLCFVLSPRLLLREYSLFVSGLIRRLGRGSPSRDQQKTPFLQKIWSILSLLKEENTNLRNIYHLEHYTKIFLHNCDKLNRKLFISFLKKINHLHVHAVNLNTLFGLYFSETEENILKVFRKCERRRRPRRRAAAQREYNDEGNTGHNLCKEDNPARGVQKKKHSPEVDLYKEDSDYIGRSSTDEGTKKTLKRKKLATHVTYDIKQLAKIYKEKHIQLMRRKKKNISIIVLSDLDLKHFDISLTRAGRFFHFIKYA comes from the exons atggggaaagaaTTACTCATGCACGATGATTTAAatgttcgaaaaaaaaaaaaattcatttcgGAGAGCCACTTGGTTATACAGCGGGACGCCAACTACGTGACCGTccgcagcaaaaaaaaattgctctaCGCTGTGGTGTTGCTTTGCGGGGAAAGGGAgccaaagggggaggggaaggcGAAGGAGAGGGCAACTGACACCGCGACGATCACCGAACGTAACAATTACACTCGTGTACTCTCCGCACTCAAACATGCCTCGGACACGTGTGAAGCAAACTTGAAGTACTACGTCAGCCTTGCAAATGGACAGTGCAAGCTGAAGAAGATCCATCTCCTGGACTGCAGTCAGATGGTGTGGgattttcagttttttaaaaaggaccTACATAGAAGGATAAAATACGCGCAACGATCGAAGTCTCTATGCTTTGTTTTGTCTCCTCGGCTGCTGCTTCGGGAGTACTCGTTGTTCGTGTCTGGGTTGATACGGCGCTTGGGGCGGGGCTCTCCCTCTCGGG ACCAACAAAAGACGCCCTTCCTTCAGAAAATTTGGTCCATCCTTTCTCTcctgaaggaagaaaataccAACTTACGAAATATCTACCACTTGGAACACTAcacgaaaatatttttacacaactGTGACAAGTTaaacagaaaattatttatctcctttttaaaaaaaataaaccacCTGCACGTGCATGCAGTAAATTTGAATACACTCTTTGGTTTGTATTTTAGCGAAACGGAGGAAAACATTCTAAAAGTTTTTCGAAAATGCGAGC GGCGGAGGCGGCCTCGGCGGAGAGCGGCCGCGCAACGTGAATACAACGACGAAGGTAACACAGGACACAACCTATGTAAGGAGGATAACCCAGCAAGAGgggtgcagaaaaaaaagcactcCCCCGAGGTAGACCTGTATAAAGAAGATTCAGATTACATAGGGAGATCTTCAACGGATGAAGGTACCAAAAAAACgctgaagagaaaaaaattagcaacaCATGTAACGTATGACATTAAGCAGTTggcaaaaatttacaaagaaaaacacattCAGCTGatgcgaaggaaaaaaaaaaacatcagtATCATCGTTTTAAGTGATTTGGATTTGAAACACTTTGATATTTCTCTCACGAGGGCGGGgcgattttttcatttcataaAATATGCATAG